AAGGCCGCCTGCATCCGTATTCCGTTCGGCAAGGGCGTGTGCGGCGCCGCTGCGGCGACGCGCGAGACGCAGCTGGTCGAGGACGTCCACGCCTTTCCCGGCCACATCGCCTGCGATGCTGCCAGCCGCTCCGAGCTGGTCGTTCCGATCGTCCACCAGGGTGCGCTGCTCGGGGTGCTCGATCTCGACAGTCCGCTGCCCGCGCGGTTCGATGCCGGCGACGCCGCTGGCTGCGAGGCGCTGATGCGGATCCTCGCGCCTAGGCTGGTCGGGTGAATCTCGCGATGATACGCTGCCCCGCATTGGGACAGGTTTGAGCCGCGCGCGCGATTTCGTGCACGCGGCGTAACGGTTACTTCTTCGTTAAGCGCAGGCAGCGGCCTGCAAGAAGGAGTATGACGAAGTGCGCAGCTATTGGTTGGCAGCGGCGGTGATCGCCGGGGTTGCGGGCGCGACGCCCGCCACGGCGCAGCGCGTGTGGCAGGACGGCCGCTGGGTCGTCATGCCGCGGACCTCGGCGCCAATGGTGGCGCGGACCAATCCGCATCGCTGGTCGATGCGCGACGGGCGATGGGACGCGGGCTATCGCGCGCCGGGCGGCTGGAACAGCTATCGCAGGCTCCATCGCGGCGCGACGCTGCCGGGCTATTGGCGTGGTGCCGATTTCCGCGTTCAGGACTATCTGAGCTTCGGTCTCGCCGCGCCGCCCCACGGCTATTCGTGGGTGCGCTATTATGACGACGCAGTGCTCGTCGATCAGGAAGGCAGCGTCTGGGATTCGCGCGACGGCATTGCCTGGGGCGGCGCGGTCGCTGCAGCGAGCGCAAGCGCAGGCTACGCCGTCGCGGACAGCCGGGCCGGCGTCGGCGCGGGCTATCCTGCGCCGCGGATCGAGCCGGTCGATCCCGACGACTATTATGACGGCGGCTATGACGATGGCCCGCCACCCCCGCCCTATGACGCGCCCCCGCCGCCGCGTCCCTATGACGACGACGATCGCGAACCCTATCGCGGTCCCTATCCCGGCGGCGATCGCGGGCCGATCGCGCCGCCGCCGCCCGCCGTCCACTATGCGCAGCCGCCCGCTTGTCCGCAGGTCTGCCCAAGCGGCTATCCCGCCGGCATGACGTGGCAGAACGGCACCTGGGTCGGCAGCTATGGTGGCTATGCCGGGACCACGACCACCGTCGTCGTGATCCCCGCGGTGACCACCACCACGACCGT
This genomic stretch from Sphingomonas sp. LM7 harbors:
- a CDS encoding RcnB family protein, which encodes MRSYWLAAAVIAGVAGATPATAQRVWQDGRWVVMPRTSAPMVARTNPHRWSMRDGRWDAGYRAPGGWNSYRRLHRGATLPGYWRGADFRVQDYLSFGLAAPPHGYSWVRYYDDAVLVDQEGSVWDSRDGIAWGGAVAAASASAGYAVADSRAGVGAGYPAPRIEPVDPDDYYDGGYDDGPPPPPYDAPPPPRPYDDDDREPYRGPYPGGDRGPIAPPPPAVHYAQPPACPQVCPSGYPAGMTWQNGTWVGSYGGYAGTTTTVVVIPAVTTTTTVTEYVERSYARRPTKRLLRKKCACR
- a CDS encoding GAF domain-containing protein, whose amino-acid sequence is MYSFDIAAGSKSELYRDLAAALDALTADEPDAIANMANVSALIGQYLPDLNWSGFYRNVGDELVLGPFQGKAACIRIPFGKGVCGAAAATRETQLVEDVHAFPGHIACDAASRSELVVPIVHQGALLGVLDLDSPLPARFDAGDAAGCEALMRILAPRLVG